The proteins below come from a single Miscanthus floridulus cultivar M001 chromosome 1, ASM1932011v1, whole genome shotgun sequence genomic window:
- the LOC136496724 gene encoding uncharacterized protein, whose product MAASRRAAAMLWLAVAIIAAALAAEKSEAAEQLGCFCDCMKNRCMTLGAGADKFDCAAACTGGCTQIGQPGQPRADDFCGF is encoded by the coding sequence ATGGCCGCGTCCAGGAGAGCAGCGGCTATGCTGTGGCTGGCGGTGGCGATTATTGCCGCGGCCCTGGCGGCGGAGAAGAGCGAGGCGGCGGAGCAGCTGGGGTGCTTCTGCGACTGCATGAAGAACCGGTGCATGACCCTCGGCGCGGGCGCGGACAAGTTCGACTGCGCGGCCGCCTGCACCGGGGGCTGCACGCAGATCGGCCAGCCGGGCCAGCCCAGGGCCGACGACTTTTGCGGTTTCTGA